A genomic stretch from Plasmodium reichenowi strain SY57 chromosome 2, whole genome shotgun sequence includes:
- a CDS encoding hypothetical protein (conserved Plasmodium protein, unknown function) — MSSLLRSFKKLPRVKLKIKRNKEYERNLNNLANLSNHEKLIRIDINGKVKKCSRYFFNKNKYIYINNIEDIKRFDETKNININNKNNINLKYDIYNIHNNTLDINRNYQPKKESIKKENIKKENIKKENIKKENIKKENIKNDNIKKENIKNDNIKKEHQSFKKKRKEEQKYNNFISTYNLTQDEIIYMRFIHKIKIKNIFALINNIRKNIYINKSQANIILNCIYKYLRIHCYTLSKDEFFFFLYIFPQHVKYSSKVLSYLINLLQDRHRIRGSTQMNVCYNEMKKENNHDKNKHEHNHKNKHEDNHIKKHEDNHKNKHEDNHKNKHEDNHIKKHEDNHIKKHEDNHKNKHEDNHIKKHEENHQNNLYDNHQNNLYDNPQNNLYDNHQNNLYDNPQNNLYDNPQNNLYDDDTYSCTNLTMSQCINLICEINLYYLNISIKKLYFDYLNKYMKHIKVEHIFELFTEGCYLFLLPNEETKSNYIYAPNIFLKKLKNYISSNDFLIHINDKTLNRYIKFLSYHLSNNIYVHILFNDLYITLHKKIFINNYDMLIKDYKSTADHILYLTNKNENLNYLNTILLNNDYSVYNKKENKEKRQSLKNVKVKIFSSHLNYKQHATNKNVNDPRQQQKHNKDDSYDNTYEQMKNKKNKIYPNEYITTHILQNNYEQNLYSCEKKDDTYINDIFDEHKREQTYEKKNTNYDIFRDSYKRKIKQEKNKNIYKYQEQPLDKEKNKKKKIFYINYEKGNDKHDNDLYYNNIYSKSLENNQNKNYNNNNNNNNNNNNNIHHHFDKYNIPCTNTNVSLFHDKEKLFLFTYAYDKIQTYTYEELKSKYKISTKIVDKNIKVFLKFLKNYNNNENTYVDNIISKKNIFQLLASMKNKVTNKTNPHKDIYQFIHSWYHIKLAHQNKEHSFQDDTYVSLINNLYEKYKVQHNIMTHHIIKMDDKKEDIHLMGNNNMLLNNNMLLNNNMLLNNNMLLNNNMSLNNNMLLNNNMSLNNNINTSFNHIYNKIDDTYFIQNNYISNEQVQNYKNEKNTNMKHYNEKKLFIYPIYYLEDNKYFLNLVNNIFFNKNYNNTFFYTCQINILSKGLYYFLNYYTLLISSNYRTEQINKDDKKCNNNNNNNNNVAHPLINHFTTTFYEMITYLLKNIYRIHISKFFYIFVALSKFFLMNSYHPNNTNKRTNFIHMENVLYILYIIRKNQYEHVKSILYDKSNENYFRFNENKDIKMENTNMLYNIILNNFATEDRDEFMTLHKNNEDNNKIVIDNINNVDNINDLIKSYRCDNKNVDTASLHNKLYNGLHFLIMCLNNYLDNTKHFKIKHFLISFFYINKIIPSHMKHMYHLETYLNKNHKNYKNKFFYIYNGLDLLKKSYLVHIKKLYIQSHNNKKKNNIVNRTVYNNFLYKHKYNIYDNIDYIFIKKKNLFCYTNHVSLLYFTYIYSLNRFYYSTLYYNISKCFYYKINMENIHFKDKIILFFICTQCKYIYIQFFRLLLQSIFSSSEFKKVGKLSLYIISNIILLLVTNSKMKLNIKKKNMLYKHIYSNNPIINNNKKTKIHTNNNPISKNLFISNKFLRIQWKYIFPMDLFISSNLSHQTELIISKLEQNILNIDNNNNNNNIREKKKKKKKKYYDYENIEKLFYSKEKLRINKMNILKIKHIKNEQNEECSQNVKNIKSSNINLYNFKDELFTHIPFLIKQYKKYINIHEKNKGINNKVQNFNQKNHLISHTFNKIDESSFIYFDDHIEQEIFTLCQNFLSYDYVTTNFSISKKSLYFDLLMYLKGSNF, encoded by the coding sequence ATGTCATCCTTATTACGAAGTTTTAAAAAGCTCCCTCGAgtgaaattaaaaataaagagaaataaagaatatgaaagaaatttaaataatttagCAAACCTATCAAATCATGAAAAGTTAATAAGAATAGATATAAACGGAAAGGTCAAGAAATGTAGTCgctatttttttaataaaaataaatatatttatataaataatatagagGATATCAAAAGATTTGATGAAactaaaaatataaatataaataacaaaaataatataaatctTAAATAtgacatatataatattcataataatacCTTGGATATTAATAGGAACTATCAACCTAAAAAAGaaagtataaaaaaagaaaatataaaaaaagaaaatataaaaaaagaaaatataaaaaaagaaaatataaaaaaagaaaatataaaaaacgataatataaaaaaagaaaatataaaaaacgataatataaaaaaagaacatcagagttttaaaaaaaaaagaaaagaagaacaaaaatataacaattttataagtacatataatttaacACAAGAcgaaattatatatatgagatttattcataaaattaaaataaaaaatatttttgcacttataaataatataagaaaaaatatatatattaataaatctcaagcaaatataatattaaactgtatttataaatatttaagaaTCCATTGTTATACTTTATCAAAAGAtgaattctttttttttctttatatatttccaCAACATGTCAAATATTCATCCAAAGTTTTGTCTTACCTCATTAACCTATTACAAGATAGGCACAGAATAAGAGGCTCTACACAAATGAATGTATGTTATAATGAAATGAAGAAGGAAAACAACcatgataaaaataaacatgAACATAATCATAAGAATAAACATGAAgataatcatataaaaaaacatgAAGATAATCATAAGAATAAACATGAAgataatcataaaaataaacatgaagataatcatataaaaaaacatgaagataatcatataaaaaaacatgaagataatcataaaaataaacatgaagataatcatataaaaaaacatgAAGAGAACCACCAAAATAACCTTTATGATAACCACCAAAATAACCTTTATGATAACCCCCAAAATAACCTTTATGATAACCACCAAAATAATCTTTATGATAACCCCCAAAATAACCTTTATGATAACCCCCAAAATAACCtttatgatgatgatacTTATTCTTGTACAAATTTGACGATGAGCCAGTGCATCAATCTCATATGTgaaattaatttatattatctaaatatttctataaaaAAGTTATACTTTGATTAtctaaataaatatatgaaacaCATAAAAGTTGAACACATCTTCGAATTATTTACAGAAGGATGTTATCTCTTCTTATTACCAAATGAAGAAACCAAATCTAATTATATCTATGCTCCCAACATATTCCttaaaaaattgaaaaattatatttcaaGTAACGACTTCctaattcatataaatgaCAAAACATtaaatagatatataaaGTTTTTATCATATCATCTTTCAaacaatatttatgtacatatcctttttaatgatttatatattactttacataaaaaaatattcataaataattatgacATGCTCATCAAAGATTATAAAAGCACAGCTGATCATATCTTATATTTAactaataaaaatgaaaaccTGAATTATCTGAACACCATACTTTTGAACAATGATTATTCTgtatataacaaaaaagaaaacaagGAAAAAAGACAAAGTTTGAAAAATgtaaaagtaaaaatattctCATCACATCTAAATTATAAACAACATGCTACAAACAAAAATGTAAACGATCCAAGGCAACAACAGAAACATAACAAGGATGATTCGTATGATAATACATATGAACAAATGaaaaacaagaaaaataaaatatatcctaatgaatatataacaaCACATATcttacaaaataattatgaacaaaatttatattcttgtgaaaaaaaagacgacacatatattaatgacATATTTGATGAACACAAAAGAGAACAGActtatgaaaaaaaaaatacaaattatgatatttttAGAGATTCttataaaaggaaaatcaaacaagaaaaaaacaaaaatatatataaatatcaaGAACAACCATtagataaagaaaaaaacaaaaaaaaaaaaattttttatattaattatgaaaaagGGAATGACAAACATGataatgatttatattataataatatatattctaaGAGCTTAGAAAATAAccaaaataaaaattataacaataataataataataataataataataataataatattcatcatcattttgataaatataatataccTTGTACAAACACAAATGTTTCCTTATTCCatgataaagaaaaattatttctttttacaTATGCATATGATAAAATTCAAACATATACTTatgaagaattaaaatcaaaatataaaatatcaaCCAAAATTgtagataaaaatattaaagtgtttctaaaatttttaaaaaattataataataatgaaaatacatatgtagataatattatttctaaaaaaaacatttttcAATTGTTAGCTAGTATGAAAAATAAGGTAACAAACAAGACAAACCCTCACAAAGATATATATCAATTTATTCATTCATGGTATCATATTAAACTTGCGCATCAAAATAAAGAACATTCCTTTCAAGATGACACATATGTATctttaattaataatttgtaTGAAAAGTATAAAGTACAACATAACATCATGACAcatcatattattaaaatggatgataaaaaagaagatataCATTTGATgggaaataataatatgttattaaataataatatgttattaaataataatatgttattaaataataatatgttattaaataataatatgtcattgaataataatatgttattaaataataatatgtcattaaataataatataaatacttCATTTAACcacatatataacaaaatagATGACACATATTTCATTCAAAATAACTATATATCAAATGAACAAGtacaaaattataaaaatgaaaagaatacaaatatgaagcattataatgaaaagaagCTTTTTATTTATCCTATTTACTATTTagaagataataaatattttttaaatctggtaaataatatattctttaataagaactataataatacatttttttatacatgtcaaattaatattttatcaaagggtttatattattttttaaattattatacattGTTAATATCTAGTAATTATCGAACTGAACAAATAAACAAGGACGATAAAAAATgcaataataataataataataataataatgttgCGCATCctttaataaatcattttaCAACTACCTTTTATGAAATGAtcacatatttattaaaaaatatatatcgTATACACATATCCaaatttttctatatatttgttGCCTTGtcaaaattttttcttatgaATTCTTATCACCCCAACAATACGAACAAAAGGACgaattttatacatatggaaaatgtattatatattttatatataataagaaaaaatcaATATGAACATGTTAAAAGCATATTGTATGATAAAAGTAACGAGAATTATTTTAGGTTTAACGAAAATAAGGATATCAAAATGGAGAATACAAATATGttatacaatattatattgaaCAACTTTGCTACAGAAGATCGTGATGAATTCATGACGCTCCATAAAAAcaatgaagataataataaaatagtaatagataatataaataatgtagataatataaacgATTTAATCAAGTCGTATCGTtgtgataataaaaatgtagaTACTGCTTctttacataataaattgTATAACGGTTTACATTTCCTAATTATGTGCTTAAACAATTATTTAGATAATAcaaaacattttaaaataaagcactttttaatttctttcttttatataaataaaataataccGTCTCATATGAAACACATGTATCATCTAGAAACATATCTAAATAAAAATCACAAgaattataagaataagtttttttatatatataatggtTTGGATTTACTAAAAAAATCCTATTTagtacatataaaaaaattatatatacaatcgcataataataaaaagaagaaCAATATTGTTAATAGAACtgtttataataattttctgtataaacataaatataatatttatgacAATATagattatatttttataaaaaaaaaaaatttattttgttatacAAATCATGTgtctttattatattttacatacatatatagCTTGAATagattttattattctactttatattataatatatcaaaatgtttttattacaaaataaatatggaaaatatacattttaaagataaaataattttgttttttatatgtacacaatgtaaatatatatatatacaattttttagattattattacaaagCATTTTCTCATCTTCtgaatttaaaaaagtaGGAAAATTAAGTCTCTACATAATATCAAACATAATATTACTCTTAGTTACAAATAGTAAGATGAAGctaaatataaaaaaaaaaaatatgctatacaaacatatttattcaaataatccaattataaataacaataaaaaaacaaaaatacatacaaataataatccTATATCAAagaatttatttatatctaaCAAATTCTTGAGGATCCAATGGAAGTATATCTTCCCCATGGATTTATTTATCTCATCCAATTTGTCACATCAAACGGAATTAATAATATCCAAACttgaacaaaatattttaaacatagacaataataataataataataatataagggaaaaaaaaaaaaaaaaaaaaaaaaaatattatgattacgaaaatatagaaaaattattctactcaaaagaaaaacttaggataaataaaatgaatatattaaaaataaaacatataaaaaatgaacaaaatgaagaatgttcacaaaatgtaaaaaatataaaaagctccaatattaatttatacaACTTCAAAGATGAACTATTTACACACATCCCATTCTTAATCAAGcagtataaaaaatatattaacatacatgaaaaaaataagggTATCAATAATAAAGTACAAAATTTTAACCAAAAGAATCATCTCATTTCTCAcacatttaataaaattgatgaatcttcttttatttattttgatgATCATATAGAACAAGAAATTTTTACTCTTTGTCAAAACTTTTTATCCTATGATTATGTTACTACCAATTTTTCCATATCAAAGAAATCCctatattttgatttacTAATGTATTTAAAGGGTTCAAATTTTTAG
- a CDS encoding AP-2 complex subunit sigma, putative gives MLNFILLQNRQGKTRFSKWYINCNEMKQKKIERDINKILINRSRSYANIFVYENFKIVYRLYAGLYFVVCIENENELYILEFIHFMAQLLDTFFTNVCELDLLFNFHFLYYFFDNIILGGYIYEINRNIILDKINKIKKLI, from the exons atgttgAATTTTATATTGCTACAAAATAGACAAGGAAAAACCCGGTTTTCCAAATG GTATATAAACTGCAACGAAatgaaacaaaaaaaaatagaaagagacataaataaaatattaataaacaGAAGTAGATCATATGCAAATATTTTCGtttatgaaaattttaagATAGTATATAGGTTATATGCAG GACTTTATTTTGTGGTATGTATAGAAAACGAGAATGAATTATACATCCTTGAGTTCATTCATTTTATGGCTCAACTTTTAGATACCTTTTTTACAAATGTTTGTGAATTAGATTTGctttttaattttcattttttatattattttttcgataatataatattgggtggatatatatatgaaattaatagaaacattatattagataaaataaataaaataaaaaagttaatatga
- a CDS encoding hypothetical protein (conserved Plasmodium protein, unknown function): MIFFCQFEKKCSGLFLLRGMRYFTSSKKISNYYSHDGPSVKDMDNEYKKFIEIRKRENKIGDFKITNIDINTFKKYKHKNNPTFSTEFKIFMTGIIISMWCVFAIYLTIRIMSPDSFDWVEDERKRLEDAKKKIILIKEKNMEKSITE; encoded by the exons atgatttttttttgtcaatttgaaaaaaaatgtagTGGGCTATTTCTTTTAAGAGGAATGCGGTATTTCACATCCtctaaaaaaatttcaaat TATTATTCTCATGATGGTCCAAGTGTAAAAGATATGgataatgaatataaaaaatttatagaAATAAGAAAGAGAGAGAATAAAATAGGTGACTTTAAAATAACAAACATTGACATCAATACatttaagaaatataaacataaaaacAATCCTACTTTTTCAACagaatttaaaatatttatgacAGGTATAATAATTAGTATGTGGTGTGTTTTTGCTATTTATTTAACTATAAGAATTATGTCACCTGATAGCTTTGATTGGGTTGAAGatgaaagaaaaagatTAGAAGATGccaagaaaaaaattattttaataaaagaaaaaaatatggaaaagAGTATAACAGAAtga
- a CDS encoding calcium-dependent protein kinase 1, with the protein MGCSQSSNVKDFKTRRSKFTNGNNYGKSGNNKNSEDLAINPGMYVRKKEGKIGESYFKVRKLGSGAYGEVLLCREKHGHGEKAIKVIKKSQFDKMKYSISSKIECDDKIHEEIYNEISLLKSLDHPNIIKLFDVFEDKKYFYLVTEFYEGGELFEQIINRHKFDECDAANIMKQILSGICYLHKHNIVHRDIKPENILLENKHSLLNIKIVDFGLSSFFSKDNKLRDRLGTAYYIAPEVLRKKYNEKCDVWSCGVILYILLCGYPPFGGQNDQDIIKKVEKGKYYFDFNDWKNISEEAKELIKLMLTYDYNKRITAKEALNSKWIKKYANNINKSDQKTLCGALSNMRKFEGSQKLAQAAILFIGSKLTTLEERKELTDIFKKLDKNGDGQLDKKELIEGYNILRSFKNELGELKNVEEEVDNILKEVDFDKNGYIEYSEFISVCMDKQILFSEERLRDAFNLFDTDKSGKITKEELAN; encoded by the exons ATGGGGTGTTCACAAAGTTCAAACGTGAAAGATTTTAAAACGAGGAGAAGCAAATTTACAAATGGAAATAATTATGGAAAAAGcggtaataataaaaattcgGAGGACCTAGCGATAAACCCAGGTATGTATGttagaaaaaaagaagggAAGATAGGGGAGTCATATTTCAAAGTGCGCAAATTAGGTAGCGGTGCATACGGAGaagtattattatgtaGAGAAAAACATGGACATGGTGAGAAGGCTATTAAAGTTATAAAGAAGTCACAGTTTGATAAGATGAAATATTCTATATCAAGTAAAATTGAATGTGATGATAAAATCCatgaagaaatatataatgagatatcattattaaaatcATTAGATCATCctaatataataaaattgttTGATGTTTTTGAAgataagaaatatttttatttagtAACGGAATTTTATGAAGGTGGGGAATTATTTGAACAAATTATTAATCGTCATAAATTTGATGAATGTGATGCTGCTAATATAATGAAACAAATATTAAGCGGCATATGTTATTTacataaacataatattGTACATCGAGATATTAAACcagaaaatattttattagaaaataagcatagtttattaaatataaaaattgtgGATTTTGGtttatcttcttttttctcAAAAGATAATAAGTTAAGAGATAGATTAGGTACAGCATATTATATTGCACCTGAAGTTttgagaaaaaaatataatgaaaaatgtGATGTGTGGTCATGTGGAGttattctatatatattattatgtggTTATCCTCCTTTCGGGGGTCAGAATGATCaagatattataaaaaaggtTGAGAAAGGAAAATATTACTTTGATTTTAATGActggaaaaatataagtgAAGAAGCAAAAGAATTAATCAAACTTATGCTGacatatgattataataaaagaataacAGCAAAGGAAGCTCTAAATAGTAAAtggataaaaaaatatgcaaacaatattaataaaagtGATCAAAAAACTTTATGTGGCGCTTTATCAAATATGAGGAAATTTGAGGGTAGTCAGAAATTAGCTCAAGCAGccatattatttattggAAGTAAATTAACAACATTAGAAGAACGTAAAGAGCTTACtgatatttttaaaaagttgGATAAAAATGGCGATGGCCAGCTTGATAAGAAGGAATTGATTGAGGGATACAACATCCTGAGGAGC TTTAAGAATGAGTTAGGAGAACTTAAAAACGTCGAGGAAGAAGTAGACAACATATTGAAGGAGGTTGattttgataaaaatggaTACATAGAATATTCAG AGTTTATTTCTGTATGTATGGATAAGCAAATCCTTTTCAGTGAGGAGAGATTACGGGATGCATTCAATTTGTTTGATACCGATAAAAGTGGAAAAATAACTAAGGAAGAATTAGcaaat